The Archocentrus centrarchus isolate MPI-CPG fArcCen1 chromosome 1, fArcCen1, whole genome shotgun sequence genome includes the window aaaatcccagaagatcaGAGAATGGTCCGGAAAACAGAACACTTGCTGTGAGCGGCAGTTTTCTGGAAGAaaatgtcagaggtcaaaggagaatggccagactacttTAAGATGATAGGAATGCAAAAGCAACTCAAATAACTGGTTGTTACAACCAAAGTACCAAGGTGAATGAACAACATTGGACCCTTGAAGGAGATGGGCTTTGGCAGcaacactcctgtcagctgagaacaggaaactctGGCtccaattcacacaggctcaccaaaattggaaaaTACAAGGTTGGAAAAAAAGTTCAGGCTTGTGGTGGtgctgtaatggtgtggggggtgttatcttggcacactttgggctgcTTAGTACCAACAGAGCATTATTTAAACACCATAGCcaacctgagtattgttgctgacaatTTCTgctcctttatgaccacagtatgcccatcttctgatgtctGCTTCGAGCAGGATAACGCACTCAAATAATCTAGTTTCTTGAagatgacaatgagttcactgtacttaaatggcctccacagtcaccagatctcagtccaatagagcacatttaggatgtgctgaaagaggagaATCACATCCTGGATGTTCAgctaacaaatctgcagcagctgtgatgctgtcataGATTTTCCACAGCGTACCTTTAAGGTGCAGTTATGTTAAAATCTCTACTAGGTGGTGAAGTGTGAGTGAAGACTCCTGAGTAAACTCACACACTGATGGAGAGGGAAACTTCTCGTGTCCTTTAACAGCACAGGAAATCCAGTCTGTGGgataaaaaaaggaagaaagagaagcagCTGTTTTGCTATAAATGTCCTGCCCATTCTTCATCCAGTTATAAGCTGGATGATCAAGCAGGCAACTGCTGTGACATCTGAGCTCTACCCAGACATAATCTGAGTAGTTCTGTAACTTGATCACCTGCACCTGGAGATCTGCAcacaggaaggagaaacagaaatgcagaataCAAATGAAAGTTGTTTCCTTACATGCAGGCAAAATGCATCATGAACCACATTATTAATTGTCTTAAACAAAAATGTTACCTGTGACAGACACAGCGACTCCAGGTAAACCAGCATACCATGCATATGGTTGGTTGGTTATGAACATGAACTTGTACATAGCTGAGTCTCTCTCTTTTAGGCCTGTGATTTTCAGAGTGCAGCTCTCCTGATAACAATGATGCTCCAGTCGACCTGTGTAGTCTGGGTCTTTTTTCAGATCCAAAAATACTTTATCATTCCCTTTACTGAACCACAGTGCTCTctgaatttttgtatttttatagttTATTCTGGATGGGTATATGTAGGTGCAGCTTATTTCTACTGTTGATCCTTTTAATGCACAGATCTGAGTTGAAGTATAAGTCACGCCCCAGCCATTCTGATTCTGAACCACTGTAACACAGAGCACAGCAGAAACCTCCAATCAAATAAAGGACTTCAGTAAACAGTTTAGAAGACAAACTGGAACATCGTGTATAATGTGTGGAAATGGTCCAGACTCAAAAATCTTCATTTATcagagaaattacaaaaaacGTGCATcagttattttaataaatatcaaGAGTTTTGCAAATGTGAAGATGACAGAAATTCAGAACATGAGGCAGGAAAAATATTTACAGCAGCCTTAATTTACCAATGAGATAAAAAAAGTCTCAAATTCACAAAGCCCTACGACTTCTCACCTAAAGACTCTGGGGGATAGACGGCAGCTTTAACTAgataaacagttaaaaatatggATGATAAATGACTCAATCAAGAGGTTTTttcatcactttttaaaaaactaatcTCTCCCCACCctctttaaaaacactgaatgtaaatatacacaaacagtaCCTGATACAAAGAGAAAGACAACAAATCCTCTCACTGCTGCAGCTAAACTCATTGTTGCTCCTCTCATCTGTCCGTGTGACTTCAGACACAATGAAAAGGTAAGAAGGTCAATAATAACAATGTATCCAGGAGTCAGACACATCAATAAACAGTCCACCTTACAAAGGTGAAGGACATTGTCCGTAAAGATCCCTTTCTGCTTTGAATATGATGTGAGCAGATGGTGAAATCAGGTTAGTGAAACCAAACTTCCTTCTTCACAGCTTTAATATGAACAAGAACAGTGAAAGAAGCCTCCGTTTCACAGTTGACCTGTGCAGCATTTACAGGAAACTGAAATGATGCTACAGCGATGCAGCTGCTGAGGAAGCTGTTTCTTTGAGAAAGCTTCTGTAGCAAAGTGTGAAATAATCCAGTAAAAGGTGAGAAAATTCAGACCTCCAGTTTTGAACTGTTTGATCAGACTTCATGGCTTCCTCTGTTGGAGCAGTTGTGCTTTAATTTCTACaaatgagaatatttatttCATGAGTAAAAACCTTCAAGCTGACTCGTCACCAAAATAAACTTCACATGTTCCagttttacaattaaaaatctttcttttcatttatagacaaactctttttttttttttgcttttacacATCTAATCTTTTGATTGAAACACAAGTTGGACCCAGGAGACTCAGACAAATGAAGAAGtgttaaaagtttattttttaaccagttCAAGTTGAATGGAGGAGTGTATTATTCTGGAGgtgacagagagcagaaacaGAGCTCAGGAAAAACctgtgaaaagagagaaaagcgaTTAAGGAAGGCCAGAGCTGAGAGATGTTCTGAGACAGCTTAATGATTCTTCTTGGTTGAAAGCCTTGCTTGTTTCAGGAAGAGGGTTGAGGTGAGACAGAGGTTGGTGGTGGGCAGGTTGGGGCTCGGAGGTGAAGAGAGTGCAGAGCTCGGTGTAGAGTGGGCAGGAAGGTGGGCTACTGGAAAGTCCTTTTTTCTGAAGTGAGTCACTGAGCATGAAAAATAGCTGAGCTACTGCTCTGGCTGTGGTCTTTATATTCCTATTGAGGCTACAAGGAGGTGATGTAATTAGAAACAACATCAACTTTAATAATATTTGCATGTGCAAAGCATAACAATGCAGCAGATTCATTTAATAGATGAGCAACATTTTATAATATTAATCAGGTTTTCTTGACTGTGGAGTACAATGCAGACGGATCCTCTccagtttcttttcttctgttttagacagaaaagagaaagaagatatGTCATTAATTCTCATTAATATCCCAAACAGCAGATGTGTtacaacaaagcacaaaaaagaaatagtAATGAAAGCATTTCACAGACATTTTATTATGTAGTAGGTAATACTTCTGTGTGTGGAGCTGCTCACCTCTGAGCTGTACTGCCCCTGTTAAATCTAACAGCAGTGTACTCAGTAACTTCCTGTTCCTCCATGTGTCTCTGGGGCTGAGGTCGACGGGATGTGCCTTGTTTTTGGAGAAGTGGACGCTGGCATACTGAACATCGTCCTGCTCCTCTGGCTGTTCCTGACCAGATAgaaactgtataaaaaaatcAGTGTCAGCTACAACCTTGAAATGTGAAATTGAAATTTACATTAAAGAAGGGTGACAGAGCAGGAGCAGGGGTggctcaggaggaagagcagggcATCAACTAATTGGAAagctggtggtttgattcctagCTGCTTCAGACTGCATGTCAacgtatctttgggcaagatactgaaccccgggctgctctccgatgcagccgtcagagtgtgaatgttaggtagaaagcacttagctgcaGAAGGAAGAGCTTGTATGAAcgggtaaatgcaaatgtgttgtataaagtgctttgagtgctcagctagagcagaaaagtgctatataagaactagttcgTTTACCATGAAGCATTTCTCTAATCCAAAATCTTGTTGTTTAGCATAACAATGATATGACTGCTTTCACCTGTTCTATGTTATCTGCTCTGTCTTCAATCATCTTCACCGATGATTCCTTGGAATTCCTCCTTTTCCTGGTTTGGAGAATTGAcgatgaataaatgaataatatttattatttctaatcAACTGATTGTAAATAATGTAACAGAACAGCTCACCGAACCCACAGGAAGACAGAGACCAATATGAGAGAGAGAACTATGAAAGACAGGAAAcgagcagcagctgctcctgCAGCCGTTATCTTCACTGCTCCTGTAGGAACAGTGAAACAACAGTTAACTGAGTGTTACACCATGTTTGGTACCAGTGATCCCACAGATATTatcaaaacaaacactgaaaaaaactaCAAGTACACAAGGGAGGAATGTAGATGCAGAAACCAGGGAGCAACAATCAGGGAGCAACAACTAGGGAGCAACAACCAGGGAGCAACAACCAGGGAGCAACAACCAGGGAGCAAACACCAGGGAGCAAACACCAGGGAGCAACAACCAGGGAGCAACAACCAGGGAGGAACAACCATGGAGCAACAACCAGGGAGCAAGAGTCcacaaagcagagaaaacagtTCAGGGGCAAAGCTGAGCAGGAACTCTCTGGAGGCTGAGGTGGTGACTGATGACAACAACGCAGGCAAGAAGCTTAGCACTGGGGGGCTGAGCCCCTTCTGGTGGCTGAGTGACAAAAGAGGGGGGGACACCCTTTAGGAGAATCCCTCCAGAGGCTTTGCAGAGGGCCAGTGTTGACAAAGGAGGGCAGATGACTGGCAGGCGGGACAGAGCCGTTCTGGCGGTGGAGCTGATGGGTGGTGCTGATGGGCTGCGAGGCAGGACAAGCTGAATGTGGAGCCTGAAGGAGCAAGCTTTGCAGACTCTGAATCAGGAATGCAGGAGGTCTGCAATGGAGTAGGAGCTGAGCCAAAGGAGTGGCCAGACAGTTTAGCCTCGCCACTCGGGTTCGGCCATCTCTGGCTGCTCAGACAGACTCTCAGGAGGCTTGCTCAAGcaaaggaaatgcagtctcAGGGGAtgggatatgtgtgtgtgtgtgtgtgtgtgtgtgtgtgttatcagtGCCAGGACAGGTGAGCACTAACAGGCTGAAAATTAAGCCACTCCACCCTGATCACCAGGATTACTGATagacaggaagcagcaggtgACTCTGACAGAGGAGTAGTTGTTTCTGGGGATGGTAGAGAGTGGTGAAGGGTGGAATTAATCAAGTCCTTTAATCTCAAGCAAAAAGTCTACAATCACAATTTTTCTCCTCAGTTCTCCTGAGCACTGCTTCTCTGTATTCCCTGAGTCAGGAAAActttaaatggaaataaaaaagaatgaaacCTTGGGAAAAACTAAAAGAGGGATCCCTCTGAAGCTAAAAGGTAGATccacaaaaaattaaagaatgaGAAACAACAATTATGATCTGAGAGGAGGTCAAGCAGATTCCAGATGTGGCCGAGAACATGAACTAGGATACATGATTTCCTCACTGCCAACAGTCAGTAAAGACACAGGATGCTTTACCTGACTGTAAATGATTTCCTGAAACAGAAATCAATACGGTGGAGTTCTGATATCCTCTGGTGTTCTGGGCGACACAGTAATAACTCCCACTGTGTTCAGGTCTGATGTCAGTGATGGTGAAGTTCTGTCCTGATGCTTTTGGTGAGTCTTCATCCTCCTTGTACCAGGTGTAATTAGCTGCTGGGttagcatcactgctgcaggtcagagtcactgagctgcCCTCCACTATCTCAGCAGAGGGACtcactgacacagagggaagCTTTGGAGCATCTGGAGGAGGAAACATATTGTAGCTCCAATAATTATGTATGTATTCAATGTCATGCTGATTTTATCATGTGTGCTGTTTAAATGAATTACAGCAAAAACCTGTTTGTTGCCTTTGTAGAGTTATCCATGTGTGTGTTACCTCCTAGCAAATATCAGGATTTGCTGGACtatattttttactttgatttggGTTTTGATGAACTACAAAAGGACAAATTGGTGACACTGGTCCAGTGTAAGAGACAATAAAAATGTTCTTATTCttataaacacacatgaaatgTTTGTAGAGTGTTGACAAAATAAACTGGAAGTATTTAAAAAGTCTTTTATGACACACAAGGTTGCAGTGATTGTTTAGTATTAGTTTAGAGGTAGTTTTGAAGAGTTGGGTAtaaatttgttttcttctgatCCACTGAAACTGCTCAGtgaactacagcagcagaatctGGATGTTGAGCAgaagagctgaaaaaaatgttctttttttgtgcatCACTCACATTTCACATCAATAAATGTGTATCCAGAGCATGTTGCTTTCTGCATGCTGACACTGACGCAGTAATACTGTCCAGAATCAGAGGGCTGAATGGAGCTCAAGacaagattttggtccacactTTGGGCTCTATGACTATTAAACTTGTACCAGGTGTATTCAGCTGCTGGGttagcatcactgctgcaggtcagagtcactgagctgcCCTCCACTATCTCAGCAGAGGGACtcactgacacagagggaaACTTTGGAGCATCTGGAggagaaaagattaaaaaaaatataacattttactTCAAGGAGAGTTTTCAGAGTgcaacacattttaaatacttcactctgataaacagaaataaaaacagaaacaaatcttacctttgacagacaaaatgacTCCAGGTGCACCTTCATAAAATTCTCTTGATTTGTTTGTTCCAAATCTGAACTTGTACTCAGCGGAGTCGCACTCTCTCAGGTCTGTGATTCTCAGAGTGGAATTATTCTCATTAAAATCATATTTGACTCGACCTGCGTACTTTGGGTCAGTTTGCAGATCCACAGCTGCATCATTGTCCCATTTAGTCAGCCACAATCTTTTTTGAACTTCAGTACGTTGATCATTTATTTTGGGTGGATACGTGTAGGTACAGCTCATTTCCACTGTTGATCCTGTTACAGCACAGATGTGAGCAGAGGTGTAATTCACTCCCCAGCCATCCTGAGCCTGTACCACTGTAACACAGAGCACACCAGAGCACCACAAGTCAAATGAACAAGTTCAGTTAATAATAAGGTAACAAGACAAGTGAATCATGTTACAGATATAATGTGTGGAAATGGACGCTGGACAAGATTCAAAATCCTCAGTGATCTGACCAATTATCTGCAATCAGTGTGAGAACATATTCAACATGCACCAGTCTGACTGCAACTCAAGGCAACTTCTTATTTTACAAAAGCTCTTccccatttttttaataaactggtGCCTTCCCCTTTTTGTGCTCACTTGTTTCTACTCCCCTCAATATTTCCTCTCTTTAAAAAATCATTCTCCACGTTCAGTCTTTGCCTGTTTGCAGATTTGCTGTAGCTTTCCTGTGTCGTTTCCTACCTCCCTGTCTGATTATTAGTTTGGACTAGTTTGTGTCTCAGCCTGTGGTGAACGGTGAATGAGGGCACAGAAGAGTCCAAACACAAAGTCTTCAGTTATGCAAAGTTATTATAAAGAAAACTTTCAGATGAACACATGCTCTCCACTTTTAATTCAAATGTAAACTGAGGCAGACGATCAAACAGTCTCAAAATGCAGTAAAGGATCAGAAATGCGATGAGCTTAAAGTGATGCAGTCTACTGAGCAGGTAAAAGGAAGTTAGAGCCTTCATGCTCTTCCTGGGACCAAGAAGAGCATGAAGGCTGAGAAAACTAATGAAAAGCAGAACAGACTTAAAGCATAAGAAGCTGTTTACAGCAGCTATGAGAACCAAAATAGATATCAAATACTTCCCCACTGTTAACTGTACAGTGTGAGGACACATAAGAGAACACAGTCAGCTGCTTCATTTGAAATAATCTTGTCTGTGTGACACCAGACTTAAATCATAAGAAACGTTTTACATTAGTTatgaaaacacaataaacaacacaatacTGGTAAATGCACAgagcagaaataaaataatattagaaaaagtgAGACGCCACTTTGCAAAgcacatatacatatacccACATGCACTCACACTTAGAGATACAGTAGCAGCTGCAGTCAGGTTGACTATTCAACAGCTCCTGAGTTTGGTTAACTTCAGTCTGAGCTGCTCACTGATTCAGGAGTCTAGGAGCAACAGTGCCAAGGAAATGATTGGTCTGTGGTCAGAGACCGATGTCTCTGAAACACTGATCCATCCATTTCCAACAAAGTGGACTCAAGCCTGAATTTAGAGGCTTCTGTTCACTTTATTTTCCCACATTCCTCTTTTAAGTATATAAGATAAACATAGTAcctgacacagagagaaggaCAGCAACGAATCCTGTCGCTGCTGCAGTTAAACTCATAGCTGCTCCTCTCATCTGTCTGTGTGACTTCAGAGACAATCAAATATGTCAGCAGATAAATAATGCATACAAGAATCAGACACACCAATAAACAGATGTACTTACAAAGGTGAGGGGCTTCAACTCTAAAGATGCCTTTATTCTCTGGTCTGCACGCAGAAGACAGAACTCACTCTGCTGACATGCACCaccctcccttcctcttcacaggattaatatgcaaatacaagcaaaaaaaaaaaaaacagcaaacaaacgTGAAGTTAAATCATCTTTTGGACCTTGTGTCACACAAAGCCATCAACAACACCACTTAAAACCAAAGTCCTGGCAGCACGCTCATCCTGCTCTCTTATCTCCCTCCTCTTTTGAGCACAACTTTTTGCTTTGCTtgctaaaaataattttaaataatgttcCACTGCGTAGCTACTCTATAagatgctgaaaaacaaacatgtttgctGTCATGTTGCATGTTGGTAGTTGTGTTCTCAATCAGTTTGAGTTCAGGTAACGTCATCTTGGATCCCGTTGTGGTCTCCATCCTGTGGAGAAAGTTCTCCTGTGAAGTAGCAGGTCCGATACGCCTTTGGATCAGTCAGGGCTACAACCTACACTCCTCTTGGCAATTCTCACTGTCAGCAATGCCAACCCAGGATCCAGCCTCAGTGCTGTGCATTTGCAAGAGCTagtttcagtctttttgcaTCTGCAAGCCTTTTCTGCCCGTCTGCAAGTTCTCGACAGTGCAACCACACGTTCCCTGCATTCAGTCTGCTTTCCACTCTGGGAGTGCCAGCCTCTGTTTTCGCTGCCTGGGCTGCCCTTAATTTCCCAAGAGACCAATGTTCCCTCCAATCTGTGTACAAGTATTAGAATCTACAAGTTAAAgtccatttttttcagtggttcTGAATTCCTCTGATCTGCGTCTGTGTAAAGTTATGTGTTGTGGTGGATTTGATGGACTTTGGCTTTTCATGTAATTCCATGCACAGTTTATCCAGAGCAGTCACAGTGGTCAGTCACTTATTTAGCGCTGTTTACTGATCAACTTAAATGTGGTTGGAATCATTTCTCCTAGTAGGCCTGTCACAAACTCTTTCCACTACATCCGGGCTCCGCTTAATTCAGCTCAATACTCGCATCAAAAGGACAATCTGTGTTACTGAGCTTGAATTCTTAGCCCAGTCACTCCACCCGTTTATTCCACAGTTGGGCTTGGAAATCATTTTTAGCAGACGATCTCTTTTTGGCACAACTCCACCAGCTTCCTCTTCAACCCACCCGGCCGATCGATATGGGCAGAAGGTCTTCTTGTTAATCCAGAAAAAGATCTGCAGCAATTGTAGTGTTAATGACTCCATTTACTGCTCTTTAATTAGAtcaatatataattatatataaatataaacatacagTACCTGACATAGAAGCACAGCACCAACACTGCTGCTCCTCTCGTCTCTGTGACTTCAGAGATGACAAAGAAGAAGTCAGCAGGTAAATAATGTATCCTGTACTATAAAGCAGGATTTTGTCTTATCCAGGCAACTTCAGGGCTAACTCCGGGTTTTCTGAACTCCaaaggtggttcacttcttacgGGGGTAAATTTCCATGTTAACTTGGTCATGACATTTTCTATAATAATGATTATGAACCTGAGCTTGTGCTCATTGTTCAGCAATGGAGCTAGTTTCAGTCATTAATCACCTGTACTGTTTATAAGGTCGGGGAAACCTGAcatcagctgagactgaagaagccGCTTGGCTGAGTGAAAagtttctcccactgaaaatgcagcatccagatgaacagaatcaccTTCATGGATGTCCCTCCTGGTTACTTTCCTTGAGCCGGTAAGTGACAATATTGTAAAGGAGATCTGAGTTTTCCTCTATGTAGTGAGGTTTCACTATTTTGGGGAGGGCTGAATAGATGTTAGGTGGAGTGTCCACTGGTCTGTTCTTGAGGGCTTCTGCCAAGAGCAGTGCTCAAAAATCAGCAGAGCCAACAAGGGAGAGAGTCGCAGGCCTACTAGCACGTTTCTCTCTGAAAACAGCGAGTTAGCTCAGCTTctcctgaaaacaaacacatgtcATATGCAGAAATACTCCTGTCCGCAAGTTTCAGTCACAGAACTGATATTGGGCCTCTTTAGTAACTCCAGCAGCTTTTTAATGTCAAAAGAAGGCTTTGTGCTGCCGTAGTAAATCTGACCCCATCTCAGTCTTTGTAATCAAGGCCGTTCTTCTTTAAATTACGCGCATAAAACACGGTGAGAACAAGTTGTAGTGAAGTAAGTTGTACATTTTTTAGTTCATCTTCTGGACATTAGAACTGCAACATGCTGGAGATCCAGCATCACACTGATgttgatgataatgatgacaaACTGGAGACCAGTATAAGGTTGTTTGGATTCTGAGTGCGCCACTCTTCTCTTTGCCCAAATCCTCATCAAGGCTCCTAACCACCTTTCCTCGGCCGACATGAAAACATAATCAAGGGAAGGTGTTTAGGAAAAGGATATGGGAGCTACTTTTCAAATACACCCTCTGACTTACTCAGGGGCTCTGCCTATTCTgggtcaaccaatcagcatttgaCCAACATGACCATCCATGTCCAGCGATGTGCATTTGGGATTTTGATAGACTGCACAGGTGCACATTTGTGGTGAGTGAAAACGCTCTCCCTACACTGAGTGCAATGAAGAACAGAAATGTGATGAGCCCTGGTGCAGAGGAAGAATATTAAACAGGAGATGCACTTGTTAGTTAACAGAAACCTCACCACTGTTAACCGTACAGTGTGGGGATACATCTTAATACACTAAGAAcatattaaattcaattttatttatatgacaCCAAATAACAAtaagcagtcacctcaagacactttatattgaaaaataaagaccaagcaataattacagagaaaacccaataaAAACTGAAGTTAAAACAAAGTTGTGTTGATAATCGTTCTTCCAGCTTGCTGTGTACAAACtggtgattaaaaaagaaaaaaaacaatattgaaGATACTAAAATCCTTTCACCTCATAAGCTGCACTGGTATGGATCGTTCATTTTCAATATATGctcttctttaaaaaataaaaataaattcttaTATTTGGGTGAATTCGTGTTTAAAGCAGTCAGTGGAGAGAGCTCAAATGAAGGTTGAAGTTGCAACACTGAAAttcaccactagatggcactgAAACATCAGTGAGATGCGCCCTGTTAGGTTATTTGTTTGGAAcaatttgctttttaaatattaacccTGTTTAACTCATTAAAGATATAATAAAGAAGTGTACACTTCTCCCAGTTGTTACAAATATGTTTGACATGATTTAATGGAAAACtctgaaacacatttttgctCTATTTAAGATAAGTCCATTTACACTAATGGAAATGTTGAAGGAAGCTCTACAAGTGTTTTCCTCACTTATTACAAGAAGTTGAAAtccaaaaacattaattttaagGAGACCAAACATAATAATGAGGAGAATCAGTACGATATCACAATGTAAACAGATACATGAAAAATACtagtacacacaaacacaataataatccaatttcctgtttcattttcattttcctccAGATGCTCCCAAAGCTGTTACAGTGTCAGTGAGTCCCACTGGTGAAATCAAGGAGGgcagctcagtgactctgacctgcagcagtgatgctaaCCCAGCAGCTAATTACACCTGGTACAAGAAGGATGAAGACTCACCTAAAGCATCAGGACAGAACTTCATCATCACTGACTTCAGACCTGAACACAGTGGGAGTTATTACTGTGTCGCCCAGAACAGCAAAGGATATCAGAACTCCCCCTTAGAGCTGACTGTTGTGGGAggtaatcatccatccatcttcctccACTTATtagttgcaggggcagcagcctaagcagagaagcccagacctccctctccccagccacctcgtCCAGCTTGTCCAGCTTGTGTTACCAAAGGTGTTTCCAGGCCAGCctagagatataatctctccagcgtgtcctgggtctgcctcgtGGGCCTCCtactggtaggacatgcctggaacacctcacccaagaggcgccaaGAATGCATGctggtcagatgcctgaaccacctcaactggctcctttccatgtggaggagcagccccacccaaatggctgcactcctcaccctctccctaagggagaggccagccacccttcagatgaagctcatttctgctgcttgtatttattctttcagtaattacccaaagcttgtgaccatagttGAGGGTAGGAGGTAGATTGACCAGTATTCTCTACCAATTTTGGCAGCAGCTGGAAGCTGCTTGAACCCCTCAAAGATCATACTCCTCACATGTTTACATTCTTAATTTTTATCATCTCTGTTGTCTGTGATATAAATCTGCTCTGTTGCTTTTCTGTATATAAACATCTGTTGCTCTCAGGAAGAACTCTGGCTGTATTGTTGGGCCTGTGCCAGTGGAGATGATTCAGTTCTTCTGGCAATACGACACCTTAACCTCCACTTGACTGATGGCTTTTCTTCACAAAGTGTCCTCCTCACTCCATGAGCTCAGTAGTAGAGTCTGTGTAAATATGCAGTCAAAATGACAGTTTAATGCAGATAAAAGTGCAGCAGTATTGTTGTTGAAGTTGTTGCAGCACACTGCACTGCAGGACTGTGCAACACATCTGTAGACAGAGCAACAGAGTCAGTGTTACTTTCTGTAGTCTCATCAGTGACACTGATTTAActttattcagttcagttttatttatttatttatatatatatatatatatatatatatatatatatatatatatatatatatatatatatatatatatatatatatatatatatatatatatatatatatatatatatactacaaATCCACAATAACAGTTAccacaaggtgctttatattgtaagataaagagcCCACAATATcagaaagaaaccccaacaatccctctatgagaaagcacttggtgagagtgggaaggaaaaactcccttttaacagg containing:
- the LOC115780764 gene encoding B-cell receptor CD22-like, translated to MRGAAMSLTAAATGFVAVLLSVSVVQAQDGWGVNYTSAHICAVTGSTVEMSCTYTYPPKINDQRTEVQKRLWLTKWDNDAAVDLQTDPKYAGRVKYDFNENNSTLRITDLRECDSAEYKFRFGTNKSREFYEGAPGVILSVKDAPKFPSVSVSPSAEIVEGSSVTLTCSSDANPAAEYTWYKFNSHRAQSVDQNLVLSSIQPSDSGQYYCVSVSMQKATCSGYTFIDVKYAPKLPSVSVSPSAEIVEGSSVTLTCSSDANPAANYTWYKEDEDSPKASGQNFTITDIRPEHSGSYYCVAQNTRGYQNSTVLISVSGNHLQSGAVKITAAGAAAARFLSFIVLSLILVSVFLWVRKRRNSKESSVKMIEDRADNIEQFLSGQEQPEEQDDVQYASVHFSKNKAHPVDLSPRDTWRNRKLLSTLLLDLTGAVQLREEKKLERIRLHCTPQSRKPD